GATACAAATAATAGATATAAAAGCAATAGAAGGCGATAAGTCAGATAATATAAAAGGTGTTAAGAATGTTGGACAAACATCAAGTAGACCTTTAGTATCCCACTATGGATCAATAGAAAAAATATATGAAGCTTTAGAAAATTTAGATAAAGCCAAAGAAAAAGAGCTTAATGCATTTTTTAAGGAAAGTTTAGGAATAAAAAGAACGCCTATAAAAAACTTGCTTTTATACAAAGAAGATGCGATTATAAGTAAAAAATTAGCAACTATAAAAACGGATATAGACGAAATTCAAGAACTAGATATAAATAGATTAAGGCTTGATATAGATAAATCTAGAATGGATGAAGAATTCAAAAGACTTGGAATGAATAGCTTAATAAAATAAATTTATACATTTTAATAAAAGATACAGTACAAAACTCGTACTGTATTTTTTATTATTAATTTTATTATATTTATAGAATTTTTAATAAAATTATACTTGTAAGTTATTAAAAATAGTTATAATTAAATATATACTATAAAAGGGGGGCCTATGATATGAAAAGTAATTATAAAGTTGCATACGATAATGAATGGAGTAAGTTGAAACAGTTAGATCCTACAGATGTAGAACGTAGATTGAATGTGAAATATTATACGGATAAAAGACAATATATAGTTCCGTTTTTTGAAAAGGACTATGTATTAGACTTTGACAGTGAAACTATATATAGAGAGAAAGATAGGTCTATACCTGAAATTTCAGATGCTATAATTATTTTAAATTATCTTACATACTCAACAGAAAACATAATTAATACTAATAGATGGGTAAGCTTAAAGGAGATACCAAATGGAGGGACATTGTTTTACCCTGCATTTTATAAAGCTTCAATATTAGAACTTATAAAGAAATTCGGAAAAAATATAAATGTATTTGAACAAAGTGCATTAAAATTAGGTGGATCATATATTAAGTTTGGTGATAAAGGGTATGAATTTAAAGTACTTCCTAAAGTTAATATTTGTATAGCTGTATGGGAAGGCGATGATGAGATATCACCTAATGCTACTATATTATTTGAACCATCTATACAGCATTTGATGCATATAGAAACTGTAATTGGTGTAGGGATGTGTGTATCAAATAAATTACTATTAATAAGTTGAAATTAAATAAACAAAAAATATAAAATTATAATAATAGTTTTTATAATGAAAAATACAGTACAAATAATTTATTGTACTGTATTTTTCATTATAGTAAGTTTGTTTATCAAATATCTACGACGTTTATTTTAATTAAAATCGTACTTAAAATCTTATCTAACTATAAATAATTGTAATATAATTGTTTCACAGAGACTTTGGTTAAAATGATATAATATAAAATGGAATATACTTGATGAATTTAATTTTTATTTGAAGGATATAATTTCATTTAAAGAAACAATTATCTAAATATAGAAGTAATATTGTTATAAATATAATTTAAGAAAGGAACGATGTTATGGAATTAATATTGGGAATTGGTTTATTAACTTTATTTGGACGAAAAATTTTTAAAGTTATGACAAATAGTGTAATTTTTTTACTTATAATAGTTGTATCTTTATTTTTAACATTTGCGTATGATATATCATTTATAATAAGTTTATCGATATGTGTTATTATAAAATATGGTATTCTAGATTTTTTTAAAGATACAAAAAATTCTAGTAAAACATTAATTATATCTAAAAATAGGTTTAAGTATGGACATGTTCAAAAGCTAGTGAGCGTTCTGATAAATTGGAATTTTACATTATTTGTATTATTATGTTACGGTTTTTCAATTAATGAATTGATTAATTTTAAATTTTACGATAACTCATTAGAAGCTATTTCGTTTTCTATTGTCATAATAGTTACAGTAAAGATATGTAGAAAGATATTAGAAATGGTGATGCTAAAAATGCATTATTAAATTTTATAATAATTGCTTATTACAAAATTTAAATACTAAAGGGGGAATACTTTATGAAAAAAGGGTTTTATATTGAGATATATAATATAGATACATATCCAACAGAAAGTCAAATAAGAGAAACTATTATAAATGATCAAGGTATAAACAATGTAGAATTTATTGACAATGTATCTTTTTTAGGTAAAAACAAATCAATCATCTTTAAACTAAAAGATGGAACATATGAGGTTGAAGTTAGAAAAATTCGTTTTTGGTATGTTTTATATTGTAGAGAAATTAATTAGGTATAAACACTAATAAATGGTAAAGAACTTGAAAACATACAATAATTAATATATATTAATTATTGTATACATAGTTTAAATATATAAATTTAACATAGGAGATAAAGTATGAAATTAGCACAAGCTCTTTTAATAAGATCTGACTATCAAAATAAAATATATGAGTTGAAAAATCGTATAACTAGTAATGCTAAGGTTCAAGAAGGTGAAATGGTTTCTGAAAATCCAATAGAGCTATTAAATGAATTAAAATCAATACTTAAAGAATTAGAGGCGTTAATAAAAAGGATAAATAAAACAAATAATGAAACTAAATTTGAAGAAAATACAACATTGGCTGATGCAATTTGTACTAGAGATAATATAAAAAGAAAAAGAAATATATTAGTATCTATAATAGAAGAAGCTAGTATAAGAATAGATAGATATAGTCAATCAGAAGTAAAATTTATATCTACAATAAATGTATCTGAGCTACAGAAAGAATGTGATGTACTTTCAAAAAAATATAGAGAATTAGATATGAAGATTCAAGAACAAAACTGGTTAACAGAATTAATGTAATACAA
Above is a genomic segment from Romboutsia lituseburensis containing:
- a CDS encoding DUF3786 domain-containing protein → MKSNYKVAYDNEWSKLKQLDPTDVERRLNVKYYTDKRQYIVPFFEKDYVLDFDSETIYREKDRSIPEISDAIIILNYLTYSTENIINTNRWVSLKEIPNGGTLFYPAFYKASILELIKKFGKNINVFEQSALKLGGSYIKFGDKGYEFKVLPKVNICIAVWEGDDEISPNATILFEPSIQHLMHIETVIGVGMCVSNKLLLIS
- a CDS encoding DIP1984 family protein, which encodes MKLAQALLIRSDYQNKIYELKNRITSNAKVQEGEMVSENPIELLNELKSILKELEALIKRINKTNNETKFEENTTLADAICTRDNIKRKRNILVSIIEEASIRIDRYSQSEVKFISTINVSELQKECDVLSKKYRELDMKIQEQNWLTELM